Part of the Rhodococcus sp. OK302 genome is shown below.
GTTCATTCTGCCGGGAGGAACCGCACTCGGCGCACTACTCCACGTAGCCCGGACGGTATCTCGTCGAGCGGAGCGAGCGGCTTGGTCGGCAATCGAATCAAACCCGGAGGAGACGAGCGCACTGCCCGCGAAGTACCTCAACAGATTGTCCGATCTGCTTTTCATCATGGGACGAGTCGCAAACCCGGACGGCGATGTTCTCTGGAAGCCCGGCGCCGGCGCCTGACCCAACGATCGGTCAGGCGGTGCGTCGCCGACGCGCACGCCCGTCTGGCCGGGATTCAACCCACGACAGGAACGCTGTCAGCGCACCGCTGTCGAGAGCGATCTCATACCGGGACGCACCGTCTCGCACTCGCAGGACAACGATGTCGTCGCTCATGATGTCGAATTCGGTACCTGAGCGAGAGCGACGGCTCTCAACCTCGATACCTTGACGGTCGATACGTGAGTCCGGGCCAGGCCGCAGACTCGAAAGTTTGAAGAAGACAAACGCGCTTTCGCCGTAGCGAATGATCCCGTGGCGCCAACCGCTGTCCCCCACCGCGGGTAAACCACGCAATAGCGCAGGCGTACCGCCGTGACGCAATTTCACGACTCGATACAGAAAAGCCGCGACGAGAACCGCGAGCAGCACACCCAGAATGATCAACACAATCATCCCGAATGTCACTGTTCGTCGGCTCCCGTCGCGGCTTTGCTCTAGTTAACTTACGCGCGCTCGACTGCCCGAAGCTGACCCTTGGCGACCGCAATCGCCTCGTCGTCTGCTCTGGTATCAGCAAGTACGGCCTTGGCTGCGTTCACATCGATATCCTGCGCCATGTCCGCGGACTCGGCAAGGATCGTGACGGTCGTAGCCGTCACCGACAGGAAACCACCATGGACTGCGGCAACCACGCGCTCGCCGTTGACGGACGTGATCGACACGGTGCCGCCCTCGATGAGCTGGCCGAGAACCGGCTCATGCCCAGGCATGATTCCGATTTCGCCCTCGGTGGTCTGAGCGCTGACCAACGTCGCCGAACCAGACCACAAACGCTGCTCGACAGCAACGAGTTCTACGGTCATCTCAGCCATCGCGCTCTACTTCCCGGCCATCTTCTTGGCTGCAGCCTCGACGTCGTCGAGTCCGCCACAGCTGTTGAAGGCCTGCTCGGGCAGGTGATCGAACTCGCCCTTGCACACGCGGTCGAAAGCTTCGATTGTCTCGCGCAGCGGGACAACCGAACCCTTCTCGCCGGTGAACTTCTCGGCAACGATGAAGTTCTGGCCGAGGAACTTCTGGATACGACGGGCGCGCCCGACGAGAACCTTGTCCTCTTCCTGAAGCTCATCCATACCGAGGATGGCGATGATGTCCTGCAGTTCCTTGTACTTCTGCAGGATGCGCTTGACCTCGTTGGCGACGCGGAAGTGCTCCGCACCAACGATGCTCGGCTCGAGGATGCGCGAGGTCGAGCTCAGCGGATCCACAGCGGGGTAAATACCCATCTGCGAGATCGGGCGCGAAAGCTCGGTGGTGGCATCGAGGTGCGCGAACGTCGTAGCCGGCGCGGGGTCGGTGTAGTCGTCGGCGGGCACGTAAATAGCCTGCAGCGAGGTGATCGAGCGACCACGGGTCGAGGTAATGCGCTCTTGGAGCTCACCCATCTCGTCCGCCAGTGTGGGCTGGTAGCCCACGGCCGAAGGCATACGACCGAGGAGAGTGGAAACCTCGGAACCTGCCTGCGTGAAGCGGAAGATGTTGTCGATGAACAGCAGAACGTCCTGGCCCTGAACGTCGCGGAAGTACTCCGCCATCGTCAGTGCGGACAGGGCGACGCGCATACGCGTTCCCGGCGGCTCATCCATCTGGCCGAAGACTAGGGCGGTGTCCTGGAGGACGCCCATCTCTTCCATTTCCAGGTGGAGGTCGGTGCCCTCACGGGTACGCTCGCCAACGCCTGCGAACACCGAGGTGCCGGAGAATTCGCGGGCGATACGGGTGATCATTTCCTGGATCAGAACGGTCTTGCCGACACCGGCACCACCGAACAGACCAATCTTGCCGCCCTTGACGTACGGGGTGAGGAGGTCGATGA
Proteins encoded:
- a CDS encoding DUF2550 domain-containing protein; the encoded protein is MIVLIILGVLLAVLVAAFLYRVVKLRHGGTPALLRGLPAVGDSGWRHGIIRYGESAFVFFKLSSLRPGPDSRIDRQGIEVESRRSRSGTEFDIMSDDIVVLRVRDGASRYEIALDSGALTAFLSWVESRPDGRARRRRTA
- the atpD gene encoding F0F1 ATP synthase subunit beta; its protein translation is MTAAVTENNGAGSASAVAGRVVRVIGPVVDVEFPRGAVPELFNALKAEITLPSVAKTLTLEVAQHLGDNLVRTVSMQPTDGLVRGTAVVDSGKPISVPVGDIVKGHVFNALGDCLDTPGLGRDGEQWGIHRKPPAFDQLEGKTEILETGIKVIDLLTPYVKGGKIGLFGGAGVGKTVLIQEMITRIAREFSGTSVFAGVGERTREGTDLHLEMEEMGVLQDTALVFGQMDEPPGTRMRVALSALTMAEYFRDVQGQDVLLFIDNIFRFTQAGSEVSTLLGRMPSAVGYQPTLADEMGELQERITSTRGRSITSLQAIYVPADDYTDPAPATTFAHLDATTELSRPISQMGIYPAVDPLSSTSRILEPSIVGAEHFRVANEVKRILQKYKELQDIIAILGMDELQEEDKVLVGRARRIQKFLGQNFIVAEKFTGEKGSVVPLRETIEAFDRVCKGEFDHLPEQAFNSCGGLDDVEAAAKKMAGK
- a CDS encoding F0F1 ATP synthase subunit epsilon translates to MAEMTVELVAVEQRLWSGSATLVSAQTTEGEIGIMPGHEPVLGQLIEGGTVSITSVNGERVVAAVHGGFLSVTATTVTILAESADMAQDIDVNAAKAVLADTRADDEAIAVAKGQLRAVERA